One Leptospira bouyouniensis DNA window includes the following coding sequences:
- a CDS encoding RHS repeat-associated core domain-containing protein encodes MPEVNADQFGNASFNFPLEVPDGTGDLTPELSISYSSSGGNGLLGKGYELSGIPYIKRDISYGINYNSNDSYYSSEYGQLVDSNANKSVYYTKEESFVSFFPQGDSGRGPTEFIAYDKDGNRYSYGGSGAQLIHPNGAVRTWALREKREPHGETINYEWEVRKGELYLSRISYAGGVREVRFEYTTREDIETDYSEKTLTTRDWLISRIRFYSDNSHVHSYEFSYSNDAKSKDSLLTKIQFEKDNFFSLSTHLPLEFIYTPSHEGIGSKLNTSPSQVSNGYGSEIDLEDRGLLLLKNIIYAVFTMKASQPPKSKTALNKLQNKITPPGIAKTGGGTGDGFDFNALKVDQNLYNPDVEMVGRYPIGNQNRQTCDIGVLACLCTAFPGCPDFAFSMCGEYLYFSADGCNNGVISPNRMVLPTDIDGDGISEFSRFLGRMDGNQIYVKTDDQKNGRTVTSPTYPIKYNTYIDVADMDGDGKTDVIYEHNAMLYVSYSNGNGLESAVAFPHVKLQPTSQNYRLTQNYNPLDYAVDINRDGRTDFIHLYPDKMAIYISTGRGFQAEKVIWYGGNRSLVQETLDTNPFIAHRMNQFSDIDGDGIPEHIQVLNVNPPPEQAMLLAVKERHKQEQANAQAEVSYFKNEMLSLVNGAYGDFFHVRYIEGSIYADWRWLYWELLGRPGTATASEIENLTKAIDQQFFEVRYRELLERQANELDIEVNRIRNVNLDYSQYQIIITKINLNQNTMIQTAQNMPRYSVGYNGKNWLVDINKDGLPDYVSVTNANSHFNPYDRWTENPYNFSSQVHVIFNTGDGFDFGNIITSSLPTVIKPDRFAEKNDPNISVVSSFDFTDLDEDGNLDFIVKEFNTLAYHVYSGNGNGGFSRTSDFSVESSEIASARFEDRNEDGIPDFYYQYGKNLITRQISSSSPSATGGMLSKIINNVNGAETKVEYAWKKNIPGAVQKGTGSYLTSLPNGSPQLLVSSISTKAGLGYAEYKSEYSYSNSRFKPGDLETSQNLGFETITERNLINGDLKSRNISTYIQSGTSAGLLSNSESYTANNSLMERNAYAYSIYNPHTGTRLRIPNLTTKEVYENGQLKDQITNSISYDQAFAYSQSVAVEDFNGRITRLEMSYSNNSAMNILALPIESKKTVNGSLVEHKKWTFNGADLSSEGKLVSSSQWYSIYYSYDAIGNVSSSTDSLGRTLTYEYGDITRSKPTVTRNALGQTSKKTYDSKLNVETINEDANGNVVTFEYDEYGRKIASFFNGEKQESNEYSFDGSQFITKQTTHTEEGEVWTRETSDLLGKIVKKESLVVDGIVSTVDTKYDDMGREIQKSNSYFTGESPRWSYTYYYTQAEDSLERPKETITATSEVSRIVYGLRTTTVTTTNQSEVIRTETQVLDNWGRLITKTVQGETLEYQYDNADRKVQISDPGNGITEINYDIGGRKTRYTDSNSGTISYTYNVAGDLLTQTDARGIVVRNEVDGMGRITKVIPGNETPTIYEYDSGNSIASAHLIGKLTKVTDSSGVTELAYDRKGNAIGEKRTIDDLQVLFQRSYDDFGRVKTVTYPDGTLVRNHYTGTGQLAFLTMDSHDGNSLNHTVVSYEGPKIADDKYYIERKTGNGIVTKIGYDPLRMRPQSLVTYLKDSSVEQSIKYDYDKRGNISAITDLMNESRNQSFEYDHLNRVKKAIGKYGEENYNYHRNGNLLNKGAFTYSYDNGNHIHAVTRVNSPNTGIVGYTYDAMGNMIGRNGDTLVYNAQNKLQRIETIGGDKFEYTYDHSGMRIKKSLQNSNTMTYSFGNYYEIHRSPGAQEKHTLYVIGAEGDMVAQYSRGDVILLNQMASNEWLVNPFCKDVNIDCNTYWKNRVGFALVSFLEDTNIYIDGKIKEGHRALPWVVILILLFWVVYKTKDQTEEINTENQTIDLFGISILPELTNGIQKQIPRYGTALFVVLFSFTTTAGCFPLLLGSAEGESGTPIWLLGLGNIPSDTQSVGDEPPGQGGGGGGSSTGNARVSGMYFFHPDHLGSITMITDGNGNVLVGGERGGKSHITYKPYGEILRTDSYGPDITKFKYTGQEEDQESGLYYYKARYYDPALGRFASNDGLVFPDKEQGMNRMMYVEGNPIIWADNSGNRISQSTIFGLLGYMLASADKKLEGLLIGFYFGKKKDLARHNNDLDRNLRGLLGNSGFRFEQLKRSDLGKSLNQMYKDTVHGDIGNWLTDNYTKLRTIPKRKRLTRSDMNDREKKNAQESVFNWLVIRAILNTCRVANCNFSGWQPQTPESGTCNSVGICTDGNGNNCTQSLYNQNTNTCGK; translated from the coding sequence ATGCCTGAAGTAAATGCAGATCAATTTGGGAATGCCTCTTTCAATTTTCCCTTAGAAGTGCCAGATGGGACTGGTGATTTAACCCCAGAGTTAAGCATTTCATATTCTTCTAGTGGTGGGAATGGATTATTGGGGAAAGGATATGAATTATCTGGAATTCCTTATATAAAAAGAGATATTTCCTATGGAATTAATTACAATTCCAACGATAGCTATTACAGTTCAGAATATGGTCAATTAGTAGACTCAAATGCTAATAAATCAGTATATTATACAAAAGAAGAGAGTTTCGTTAGTTTTTTTCCGCAAGGAGATTCAGGAAGAGGACCTACTGAGTTTATAGCTTATGATAAGGATGGTAACAGGTATAGTTATGGTGGCAGTGGTGCACAGTTAATCCATCCAAATGGAGCAGTTAGGACTTGGGCATTACGTGAAAAACGTGAACCTCACGGCGAAACTATAAATTATGAATGGGAAGTTCGTAAGGGAGAGTTATACTTATCTAGGATTTCATATGCAGGTGGAGTAAGAGAAGTTCGCTTTGAATACACAACGAGAGAAGATATTGAAACTGATTATTCTGAAAAAACTTTAACAACTAGAGATTGGCTGATAAGTCGAATAAGGTTTTATTCTGATAATTCTCATGTGCATTCTTATGAATTTAGTTATTCAAATGATGCAAAATCGAAAGATAGTTTGCTTACAAAAATACAATTTGAAAAAGATAACTTCTTTTCTCTCTCTACCCATTTACCTTTAGAATTTATTTATACGCCAAGTCATGAAGGAATTGGATCAAAATTAAATACATCTCCATCCCAGGTTTCCAATGGTTACGGTTCGGAGATAGATTTAGAAGATAGGGGATTATTATTATTAAAAAATATTATTTACGCTGTTTTCACAATGAAAGCAAGTCAACCTCCAAAATCTAAGACTGCTCTTAATAAACTTCAAAATAAAATTACGCCACCTGGAATAGCAAAGACTGGGGGAGGTACAGGTGATGGATTTGATTTTAATGCTTTAAAAGTAGATCAGAATTTATATAATCCAGATGTAGAAATGGTAGGTAGATATCCTATCGGTAACCAAAATCGACAAACCTGTGATATAGGTGTTCTTGCTTGTTTATGTACTGCCTTTCCTGGATGTCCCGATTTTGCTTTCAGTATGTGTGGAGAATATTTATACTTCTCAGCCGATGGATGCAATAATGGTGTAATTTCTCCGAACCGTATGGTTTTGCCAACTGATATTGATGGGGATGGCATATCTGAATTCTCTCGATTTTTGGGCAGGATGGATGGAAATCAAATATATGTAAAAACGGATGATCAGAAAAACGGGAGAACAGTAACATCACCTACATATCCAATCAAATATAATACTTACATTGATGTTGCTGATATGGATGGTGATGGAAAAACAGATGTAATTTATGAACATAATGCAATGCTTTATGTTTCATATTCGAATGGAAACGGGCTAGAATCAGCCGTTGCTTTTCCCCATGTAAAACTTCAGCCAACATCACAAAATTATCGATTAACTCAAAACTATAATCCTCTAGATTATGCAGTTGATATCAACAGAGATGGGAGGACAGATTTTATCCATTTATACCCTGATAAAATGGCAATTTATATTTCAACAGGTAGAGGATTTCAAGCAGAGAAAGTAATATGGTATGGAGGAAATAGAAGTTTAGTCCAAGAAACACTAGATACGAATCCATTTATTGCACATCGAATGAATCAATTTTCTGATATTGATGGAGATGGAATTCCTGAACATATTCAAGTATTAAATGTGAATCCACCTCCAGAGCAGGCGATGTTGCTTGCAGTAAAAGAAAGGCACAAACAAGAGCAAGCAAATGCTCAAGCAGAAGTATCGTATTTTAAAAATGAAATGTTAAGTTTAGTCAACGGTGCCTATGGTGATTTTTTTCATGTTAGATACATTGAAGGCTCGATTTACGCTGATTGGCGATGGTTGTATTGGGAATTGTTAGGGAGACCAGGTACTGCTACAGCCTCGGAAATCGAAAACTTAACTAAAGCTATAGACCAACAATTTTTTGAAGTTAGGTATCGAGAACTTTTAGAAAGGCAAGCCAATGAACTAGATATTGAAGTAAATAGAATAAGAAATGTAAATTTAGATTATTCGCAGTATCAAATTATTATAACTAAAATAAATTTAAATCAAAATACTATGATTCAGACTGCACAGAATATGCCACGTTATTCTGTAGGATATAATGGTAAAAATTGGCTAGTTGATATTAACAAAGATGGATTACCAGATTATGTATCAGTAACCAATGCAAATAGTCATTTTAATCCATATGACAGATGGACTGAAAATCCATATAATTTTTCATCTCAAGTTCATGTGATATTTAACACTGGAGATGGTTTTGATTTTGGAAACATTATCACTTCTAGTTTGCCGACTGTCATTAAACCAGATAGATTTGCAGAAAAAAACGATCCAAACATTTCTGTCGTCTCAAGCTTTGATTTTACTGATTTAGATGAAGACGGGAATTTGGATTTTATTGTTAAAGAATTCAATACGTTAGCTTACCACGTTTATTCAGGTAATGGAAACGGAGGATTCAGTCGCACAAGCGATTTTTCTGTTGAATCTAGTGAAATTGCTTCAGCAAGGTTTGAAGATAGAAATGAAGATGGTATTCCTGATTTTTATTACCAATATGGAAAAAATTTAATTACACGCCAAATTTCCTCATCTTCACCAAGTGCTACTGGAGGTATGCTCAGTAAGATCATAAATAATGTCAATGGAGCTGAAACTAAGGTAGAATATGCATGGAAAAAGAATATTCCAGGAGCTGTTCAAAAAGGAACAGGGAGTTATTTGACATCTTTACCAAATGGTTCTCCGCAGTTATTGGTATCTTCAATATCAACAAAGGCAGGTTTAGGTTATGCGGAATATAAATCAGAATACTCTTACTCCAATTCACGTTTTAAGCCAGGCGATCTGGAAACGAGTCAAAACTTGGGATTTGAAACTATTACCGAGCGAAATTTAATTAACGGTGATTTAAAAAGTAGAAATATCTCTACTTACATACAAAGCGGGACAAGTGCGGGTCTTCTATCCAATTCAGAAAGTTATACTGCAAATAATTCTTTAATGGAAAGAAATGCTTACGCATATTCTATATATAACCCACATACAGGCACCAGGTTAAGGATTCCAAATTTAACAACCAAAGAAGTATACGAGAACGGACAATTAAAAGATCAAATAACAAACAGTATTTCTTATGATCAAGCCTTTGCTTATTCACAATCGGTTGCCGTGGAAGATTTCAACGGTCGAATTACACGATTGGAGATGAGTTATTCAAATAATTCAGCCATGAATATCTTGGCTTTACCAATTGAATCAAAAAAGACTGTAAATGGAAGTTTGGTTGAACATAAAAAATGGACATTTAATGGAGCTGATTTATCTTCTGAGGGTAAATTAGTTAGTTCAAGTCAATGGTATTCAATATATTATTCCTATGATGCGATTGGTAATGTTTCAAGTTCAACTGATTCTCTCGGCAGGACATTGACATATGAATATGGCGATATCACACGTAGTAAACCAACAGTCACAAGGAATGCGTTAGGTCAAACAAGCAAGAAAACTTATGATTCGAAGTTAAACGTTGAGACTATTAATGAAGATGCAAATGGCAATGTAGTTACTTTTGAATACGATGAATATGGTAGAAAAATTGCGAGTTTCTTCAACGGTGAAAAACAGGAATCTAATGAGTATTCATTTGATGGTTCTCAATTCATAACTAAACAAACTACTCATACTGAAGAGGGCGAAGTTTGGACAAGGGAAACATCGGATTTACTGGGTAAGATTGTTAAAAAAGAATCTCTTGTTGTGGATGGAATTGTTTCTACTGTAGATACGAAGTACGATGATATGGGGAGAGAGATACAGAAATCCAACTCCTATTTTACTGGCGAGTCTCCTCGTTGGTCTTATACCTATTATTATACGCAAGCGGAAGATTCACTCGAACGACCTAAGGAAACAATCACTGCTACTAGTGAAGTTTCCAGGATAGTATATGGACTTCGAACAACCACAGTGACAACCACTAACCAATCGGAAGTGATCCGAACAGAAACGCAAGTCCTAGATAATTGGGGAAGACTTATAACAAAAACTGTTCAAGGGGAAACGTTAGAATATCAATATGATAATGCAGATCGTAAGGTTCAAATCTCTGATCCTGGAAATGGAATTACGGAAATTAATTATGACATTGGTGGAAGGAAAACTAGGTATACCGATTCAAATTCAGGAACAATTTCTTACACATACAATGTAGCTGGTGATTTGCTCACTCAGACTGATGCTCGAGGGATAGTTGTACGCAATGAAGTGGATGGAATGGGAAGGATCACAAAAGTGATCCCTGGAAACGAGACACCTACCATCTATGAATATGATTCTGGAAATTCCATAGCAAGTGCCCATTTAATCGGAAAATTAACGAAAGTGACAGATAGTTCTGGGGTCACTGAATTAGCTTATGATAGAAAGGGAAATGCAATTGGCGAAAAACGCACCATTGATGATCTACAAGTGCTTTTTCAGAGAAGCTATGATGATTTTGGTCGTGTAAAAACTGTCACGTATCCTGATGGAACACTCGTCCGCAATCACTATACAGGGACTGGTCAACTAGCTTTTTTGACTATGGACTCCCATGATGGTAATAGCTTGAATCATACAGTTGTGAGCTATGAAGGTCCAAAAATTGCAGATGATAAATATTACATAGAACGGAAAACAGGTAATGGTATAGTTACTAAAATTGGCTATGACCCTTTACGCATGAGACCGCAAAGCCTTGTGACTTACCTGAAAGACAGTTCTGTCGAACAAAGTATCAAGTATGATTATGACAAACGAGGAAACATATCTGCGATTACTGATTTAATGAATGAATCTCGTAACCAAAGTTTTGAATACGATCATTTGAATCGAGTGAAGAAAGCAATTGGTAAGTATGGAGAGGAGAACTACAATTATCATAGAAATGGTAACTTACTAAACAAGGGAGCATTTACTTATTCATATGATAATGGAAATCATATCCATGCGGTGACTAGAGTAAATAGTCCAAATACAGGGATTGTTGGTTATACATATGATGCTATGGGGAATATGATAGGTCGTAACGGAGACACACTTGTATATAATGCACAAAACAAATTGCAACGAATCGAGACGATTGGTGGAGACAAGTTCGAATACACATATGACCATTCGGGAATGAGGATTAAAAAATCCTTACAGAATTCGAATACGATGACTTATAGCTTCGGAAATTATTATGAAATCCACCGCTCCCCAGGAGCACAAGAGAAACATACGTTGTATGTGATTGGTGCGGAAGGAGATATGGTCGCCCAGTATAGCCGAGGGGATGTGATTCTACTTAACCAGATGGCTTCAAACGAGTGGTTAGTGAATCCATTTTGTAAAGATGTAAACATAGATTGTAATACGTATTGGAAGAACCGAGTTGGTTTTGCATTAGTGAGTTTCTTAGAGGACACGAATATCTATATTGATGGAAAGATCAAAGAGGGGCATAGAGCACTTCCTTGGGTAGTAATTCTTATACTTTTGTTCTGGGTTGTATACAAAACAAAAGACCAGACAGAAGAAATAAATACTGAGAACCAAACCATTGACTTATTTGGAATCTCAATCTTACCTGAGTTAACCAATGGAATTCAAAAACAGATTCCTCGTTACGGAACAGCGTTATTTGTTGTTTTATTCTCTTTTACTACAACGGCGGGATGTTTTCCATTGTTACTGGGTAGTGCAGAAGGTGAATCAGGAACACCGATTTGGTTGTTAGGACTTGGAAATATACCTAGTGATACGCAGTCAGTGGGTGATGAGCCTCCTGGGCAAGGTGGCGGAGGTGGGGGTTCTTCAACGGGTAATGCAAGAGTTTCTGGGATGTATTTTTTCCACCCAGACCATTTGGGAAGTATTACGATGATAACCGACGGGAACGGAAACGTTTTAGTAGGTGGGGAAAGGGGCGGTAAGAGCCATATTACTTACAAACCATATGGTGAAATTCTTAGAACCGATTCATATGGTCCAGACATTACTAAATTCAAATATACGGGACAAGAAGAAGATCAGGAAAGTGGTTTGTACTATTACAAGGCAAGGTATTATGATCCAGCTTTGGGTAGGTTTGCGAGTAACGATGGTTTAGTATTTCCTGATAAAGAACAAGGTATGAACCGAATGATGTATGTGGAAGGAAATCCGATAATATGGGCTGATAATAGTGGAAATAGGATTAGTCAATCAACAATTTTTGGATTACTTGGTTATATGTTGGCTTCTGCAGATAAAAAATTGGAAGGCTTATTGATTGGATTTTACTTTGGAAAAAAGAAAGATCTAGCAAGACATAATAATGACTTAGATAGGAACCTTAGAGGTCTTCTTGGAAATTCAGGATTTAGATTTGAACAGTTAAAACGGAGTGATTTAGGGAAATCATTAAATCAAATGTATAAAGACACAGTTCACGGAGACATTGGTAATTGGCTTACAGATAATTACACAAAATTAAGAACGATTCCTAAAAGAAAAAGACTTACTCGCTCAGATATGAATGACAGAGAGAAGAAAAATGCACAAGAAAGTGTTTTTAATTGGCTAGTAATACGAGCTATTTTGAATACTTGTCGTGTAGCGAACTGTAATTTTTCAGGATGGCAACCACAGACACCTGAAAGTGGTACTTGTAACTCAGTTGGAATTTGTACTGATGGAAATGGTAATAATTGTACTCAAAGTTTGTATAATCAGAATACTAATACGTGCGGTAAATAA
- a CDS encoding DDE-type integrase/transposase/recombinase: MLSYGSPRVRKELKSRGIKVSLPTVAKIMRENGIKAITVQKFKPPATTGSNHNETISPNLLDQNFNIKTQNTVFVTGITYIPYVFLFLYLCDFKDLYTKKIVGRAVDTHIKTTLVMRAFENAVNNQKPNKGLIIHADRGSQYASKEFREELSSKGFIQSMSRKGNF; encoded by the coding sequence ATGCTTTCCTATGGAAGCCCAAGAGTTCGGAAAGAATTAAAATCAAGGGGAATCAAGGTAAGTTTGCCTACTGTGGCAAAAATTATGCGAGAAAATGGTATAAAAGCCATTACGGTGCAAAAATTTAAGCCTCCAGCGACGACAGGTTCTAATCATAACGAAACAATCAGCCCAAACCTACTTGATCAGAATTTTAACATCAAAACACAAAACACAGTTTTTGTGACTGGCATAACTTATATCCCTTATGTGTTTCTATTTTTATATTTATGCGATTTCAAAGACTTATACACCAAGAAAATTGTAGGCAGGGCGGTTGACACACATATAAAAACAACATTAGTTATGAGAGCATTTGAGAATGCAGTTAATAATCAAAAACCAAATAAAGGACTCATCATCCACGCTGACAGAGGAAGCCAGTATGCAAGTAAAGAATTTCGTGAAGAATTAAGTTCTAAAGGCTTTATACAGAGCATGAGTAGAAAAGGAAATTTTTAG
- a CDS encoding helix-turn-helix domain-containing protein, translating to MKFEDFLIKIGSNIRKLRLQKGFNQEDLDSGDYPVPVRTLQEIEAGRANLTMKSVYKIAKHLKVQPKDIIDV from the coding sequence GTGAAGTTTGAAGATTTTTTGATAAAAATTGGAAGTAATATTCGAAAACTTAGGCTACAAAAAGGTTTTAATCAGGAAGATTTAGATTCTGGAGATTATCCAGTTCCTGTTAGGACTTTACAGGAAATTGAGGCTGGAAGGGCTAATTTAACCATGAAATCAGTATATAAAATTGCAAAACATCTTAAAGTCCAACCAAAAGATATTATAGATGTTTGA
- a CDS encoding DUF2085 domain-containing protein, with protein sequence MCHQLPERSFYYKGSQFPICARCTGVIIGQLLAIISIVSLPIRFGLITYISFMLPASVDWLFQEFIKIKSNNLRRIVTGSLLGFGYVVSCFHLISFVLNYLK encoded by the coding sequence ATGTGCCATCAGTTGCCTGAGAGAAGTTTCTACTATAAAGGTTCGCAATTCCCTATATGTGCAAGATGCACTGGAGTAATTATAGGGCAGCTACTTGCTATTATAAGTATAGTTAGTCTGCCAATAAGGTTCGGGTTAATTACTTACATATCGTTTATGCTTCCTGCTTCAGTCGATTGGTTATTTCAGGAATTTATTAAAATCAAATCGAATAATCTTCGTAGAATTGTAACTGGATCATTGTTAGGCTTTGGATATGTAGTGTCTTGTTTTCACTTGATTTCTTTCGTATTAAATTATTTAAAATAG
- a CDS encoding SprT-like domain-containing protein: MKKENDPTESAYAALTTAYDYYNENLFENMLPKCLITFQRKNLNTAGFYSPERFKKTTGDNTTDEIAINPAHIKKENIEDVLSTLVHEMTHLWQEHFGKQTSRRSYHNAEWGTKMETIGLMPSDTGKPGGKKTGQKMGDYIIENGLFQMKTQILLKNGFTLPWGEIVIIHPQGLSGKKVKYSCPTCKVNVWGKAGLRFACINCMIELQAR, translated from the coding sequence ATGAAAAAAGAAAATGATCCAACGGAATCTGCCTACGCTGCCTTGACCACAGCATATGATTATTATAATGAGAATCTATTTGAAAATATGTTGCCTAAATGCTTGATAACATTTCAGAGGAAAAATTTGAATACAGCAGGGTTTTATTCACCAGAAAGATTCAAAAAGACAACAGGAGACAATACGACAGACGAAATCGCAATTAATCCAGCACATATAAAAAAGGAGAATATCGAAGACGTGCTTTCCACTTTAGTCCATGAAATGACTCATCTATGGCAAGAGCATTTCGGTAAGCAAACATCTAGACGATCATACCATAACGCAGAGTGGGGGACTAAGATGGAGACCATTGGACTGATGCCCTCGGACACAGGAAAGCCTGGAGGAAAAAAAACAGGGCAAAAGATGGGCGACTACATCATTGAAAATGGATTGTTTCAGATGAAGACCCAAATACTATTAAAGAATGGATTTACTCTTCCGTGGGGCGAAATAGTGATAATTCATCCACAAGGACTTTCAGGAAAAAAGGTCAAATATTCTTGCCCGACCTGTAAGGTCAATGTCTGGGGTAAGGCGGGCTTGCGATTTGCCTGTATAAATTGTATGATAGAACTCCAAGCCAGATAG